attaaaaaacgcattttttatttttcttttaatttataatttgtggaacatatatattattttatttttctctcaatttaTAAATTGTCGAcattttaaatagtaaatataataatttttaaaaagaaacaatataaaaaatagttaaaaggAACATTATAGCGTTATATCTCGAATTGTATCCTATCATCTATGCATTATAAGATATACCAGACGAACGTCGAAAATGAGAACACACTCCCAAAATTGTTTAGTCGTACGAAAACAAATGGAAGGGCCTCATTATTTCGGATACTTCTAGCCCAATAATCAAATGAGGCCTGACCCTGTTTAGGATTTTGGGCTTTGGCCCAAACGCTGCATACCACCATTCTCATAGTCTCGGAAGTCACTAGCTGTCAACGTGCGAATTTTCTATCCACTTCTCCCGAGTGGTCTATGTCCACGTGGCAATCTGCTAGACCTCCACCTGGTTAATCCAAACACCACATTTCAATCTAAGGCTAACAACGAAATACCACAATTCTAAAATTAGATAGACCCACGTCTCAAAGCCACACGATTTTCCTCCTGTCCCACTCGCACACGTGCTGCACTTCCCACACGTGTGTCGTTTTCATAAAAAGGCTACACCTCACCCATATCTTCAAATCAGAaatcagaaaaaagaaaaaaagagaataaaagaaaaaaaatatggggTGTTCTTCTTCAAAGCGAATCGAGGCCACAGTGGATGTCTACCGTCCGGCGCCGGCGAGTTTCGCTGTATTCGACATCAACACCATCGAAGAGCCGTGGCTCAAGGTGGACCATGCGCCGGAGCACCACCAAGAAAAGCCCACGCACTTGCCGCCTCTCATACTGGAGAAGCTCAACGCCTTGGAGGAGGGCCCTCGTTCGTGGGACGAAGTCAGTAGAGCTCTTGAAGACCTCAAGCCCACGCTCCACTCCCCTGCACCCGCTGTAACCGATGCCGACAAGCCCCCTCAGCCTCAGCCTCAACCCCCGGCGCAAGATAGCCCCACCCTCAAGCCTCAAGCTACCCGGAAGAGCCTCTCCTTCCACACGGTGGCAGAACTcgacaccaagctatcttcgaAGCCGACAGAGTCGACGAGGACTGAATTGAAGAAGACCGAGTCGATAAGGATTAACTCGAAGAAACCCGAGTCACGGGACGCGGCAGCTGCGAAGGTGGCGCCGGCGGTGGTAGTGTCTGAGGGGATGAGGCCGGTGAAGGACAACATGTTCATACTAAGAGACAGActggagagagaaagagaaggaaaatcgGCGAACTTTGATAAAATGATGAGCAGGAGGGACCcactgagcgagtacccggagaAATGCCCTCCGGGCGGCGCCGACTCTCTCGTCCTCTACACGACGTCGTTGGGAGGCGTGAGGAGGACGTACGAGGACTGCAACCGCCTGAGATCGGTGCTGGAGAGCCACAGGGTGGTGTTCGACGAGCGTGACGTGTCCCTGCACGGCGAGTTCTTGAAGGAGCTGAGAGAGCTCCTGGGAGAAGAATCGAGTGTGCCGAGGCTCTTTGTAAAGGGAAGGTACGTGGGGGGCgtggaggaggtggtggagCTGAACGAGTGGGGACGACTGGGAAAACTGCTGAACTGCGCGAAAGTGGAGAGAGGAGTAGGGAGGCAAGGGTGTGAAGGGTGCGGAGGAGCAAGGTTCGTGCCATGCCTGGAATGTGGAGGAAGCTGTAAAGTGATGGTGGGGGAGACGAAGGAGAGGTGCTCCGAGTGCAATGAAAATGGGTTAGTGCAGTGTCCAGCTTGTCTCTGAGATTTAACAGTACCCACTCCCCTATTTGTTCAATCACACAATTGGATGCATGGGTGTATGCAGTATATGAAACCTAGTTGCTTTTGCCTCTAATATCAAAATATGTGTAGTTGAAATTCCATATGATTTGTGAGAGATGGTACTGCAACTGTTATATGTTGATTTTCTTGTCACGATTCCTTGtgaagaaatcaaagaaaagcaaaaaaatatatataaatttaacgTGGTTTGACAAATTAtctataagaaagaaagactttTATTATACTatcattaagtattaaaattttaaaaatacccATGAATCGTAAGGACATTGCCCTGCACCCCCGAACCTATCGTTTGTGCCGTAATTCCACTCCAGTATTTGTCAATTTTTATTCgtatatattatttattcaatatcAGCCAGATATCACAACATTTTATATATCATACAAAGacaagtgggaaaaaaaaaaaaatagatgacgtttctctctctctctctctcaaagtgttttgaaagtttttttttttgaaaaaataaataaaattataaaaaaatattttgaaaactttatatgtatataaatgaatggaaaataaataaaaaaatttagaattttcttggccaagaataaattaaaaaattgttttgcatAGTGAATTATTATAGAGGTGGTTTTGAGCCATGGAAACGTTCACAATAGACAATTTGATAAGTCCACAGAGTGTACGGATTTGACGTAAGGTCCCCTCTAGGCTCTAACACACATGCCAAACATACCCTTAAATATTCTCTATGTTTTATCATCTGTCTCCTTAGTAGATGGGCCATATGAATGGGCTTTTGAAAATGATGGGCTTTTCATTGATTTTGGTTTACTACTATTAAGCCCAATACTGAGGAGTGATTCGAGGATGATTGAAATACGATGCCCCTTATTCACATGAACACTGATCTTAATGATATTTGCATATATGATATAAATAGTTTAGTATTGCTATGGTTTGATTAAAGGATTTGTCTTATTAATGATCATCTAATTGATTTCTAATTGCAAGGTTCTAATGCCCACTATGGACCATTTGAACTTTCAAGCATTTTGTGACCTGGTTTTGTAATTCTTGGGTTCTAAAATGAACTTTTTGGTAATTTTCTCTCTCCTAAGCTTTTAATAAACTACCTAGAATTTTCATATGGAAACCTAGGTGATGtcccattttttaattttttttattaaatagaaaaaattaaaatatttgtcatttttttaatgctaaaaatgaattgaatataactaaaatgaaactattgattttttttccttaatgcttaataaaaacaaaatattaaaaaaataaaataatttaatacctcttaacttttatttaaaattaagtaaaaaaataaacatcacatTAATCTTCAAACTTTTACGATAAAGCATGTATTGTAATAATACTTATTTCCTTATCTTAAAATCTGTAACTCTCGAAATTCTTTCAAGAGTATATCTTGGATATCTTTTAAGTAAAAGGATGTGACGTATAAAATTTGGATAATTTATTAAGAAACATGACATGTTGCATCGAAGACGTGAAGATGTAGATGTTAACCGATATAAAAACATTACGAATTGGTGCATTTAGATCAAATTATAATGGTCTAgaaaatatactttttatataagttttgttttcttttttataaaatattatttcatttttaatgaagTTTTTATAATGTCaattttgtcttttaaaaattatgattttaatttcgACTTCTATTAATCAATATAATAcgaaaacttatttttattagaaaggTGGAACCTTTATCACTTGGGATGTAACTGCTGTGAAGTCTATGGCAATTGCATTCAAAATCTGAAGTATATAGTAAGAGTGTGTGTGCGAGTGTTTTTAAAGAGACTTTTAGTGGCCAATCCCTCGGTCTCATGAGCTTGTGGAGTGAGAAGAGGGAGCCTCGTGCGCTTAGGGGCCTAAACCTATTCAAATGGGAATTCGGGTGGCTTGTCCGCACGGACCCCTTTGCTTTATTATTTTGGTCGTTTCAGATCCTATTTAATTTTTGCTTCCGTTTGGCCTTTAATGACCTGTGAGTATTTAAGAGATTTTTGCTTATAAATTGAGAACCCCTCTGAGCCTCTCATCATCAAGCTTTCTCGCTCTTTCCTTGCTCAGCCTATCTCTCTCCCAAACTGCTCTCCTCTGCTCTATTTAATAAGCACTGCAAGTTATCCTTTCCTGACTGCGATTGTAGCTGTAGTGCCCATATATAGCAGCCTTACAGTCTTCTTCTACTATTATTGCATTTGTCTCTCCATTCTGACTATGTTTTGTTGCAGCCTCCCGGTCATATCCCGACCCTTTGCTGCATCCTAATTACACTATTCTTTGTTGAAGGTGTGCACCAAAAATAAGGTTGTTGACTGTTGAATCCTGGAGGTTAGCTGCTGGTTCCCTTTTGCACTGAGTTTGATACTTGAGGAGGGCAAATAAGAGCCTtgattcgatttttttttttttcttcctgttTTGTTGTTTTGGGTTTGGTCGATTCTAGCTTAGTTCCACTCTTTGAGACCTAATTTTCTAAGAAGAATAGTATGGCAAGTGCTCCATATATGAGATtcttgaatatgaaaataagtgTACGAGTAAGAGGACATGCATGCTAATACCCTAGTGGTTCCAATGCCAGGTTTCAATTTTCCCCACTCAAGCAATTATTATCTGTGGCCCCAAGACCCTCTTTAAGGGCATGACGATTATTTCACACCTCAAAtccgaaggcttaaagtgtaCCTGatccaaacaatcatattgtaactggaagtaaccaattaccaaaaacctgttcagagtagcagaacaaaattttaaaatctttaaacttaactttaaaactaaatatccatcaaccaaaatccattatccaaatagattgcaaactcaaaTAAATCAAGTGTTAACAAATTTCCATAATCTCCAAATTTCAACttcaaacttatcaaaaaaaaaaaatttaaaagctcaatatctaaatagcttccaaaaaccaaataatccaaagGAACATAAACTCATAAGCTAATAATGTCCaaataacatcctaagcaaaatcctaatgatggCCATTCCccgacctagccatcactccttgCTTGAGTTAAGGGTGCCTAAAAAGTAatcaacaaataggaatgaattcaaagctcaataaggaacattaatgcagtccatagatcaaatatttcaagttcatttgcaaaataggagatattataactaattattttcataaacctttgagtCAGTTTTGCCAACACActtaaaacttttaattgtatactttcatttctgattcaaacattttcatatcaaattcagtcataacattcaaatcatttatttactttggtcatcaaacatcaaatagtgcccagttaggtgagacttttcaaataggtgactagcctcaaattgttcctttaaggtggacggaaccaaacactactagtactagtaacctctaaccaaacccctagaggttggggtccaaatcaattacattccccaccaagaaatgtaaaggtcaactattatatcccgttgacaatgACCAAAAAGTcataagtcaactattatatcccgttgataagggccaaacaaaccagagtcaaacacttatttcaattattcgaATTtccaaaacataatatctctaCATTTCTCtgttgtaaacaaaatataaagttttaatatatttttcatacaaaacatatttaatccatgcataaaacgaatattaattcaaaatattttcaaaagatgtatataaaaatttgtttctaaaaaaaaaaaataactgcattaatttcccttacctcaaaaaaGTCCTCGAAAActtaggagaaaaataattctggaAAATCTACTCtccacctaatataacataagaaaagtaactattattatttatctttaatttaactaatttattccttatttaaataaaattaataaattcccaatttgtttctaataacacattactaatttaattaaattgcaattttatttcattataaaaattgtatataattttttttttactaaatctctcattctatttattacaataaaccattattatcattatcttatttattaatttaaaactaaatactattattttattaattatcaaattcaatAGCCACCCAAACCATTCCCCACTTGTCTGGGTACACACAAAACCAATAAAGCAAAGTAAATACTTCTCATTGCTATCGTCATTATTATGATGATtcgttatatatatatatatatatatatatatatattttgttttgttttttttttccaaggccTTCCTTTCATCCAATTAGGGGTCTCTaacgggcgggccgggccgggccatgCTAAAATGCTAGGCCCGCGGCCTGGgcgggcttttttaaataagccaaaatggctttcaaaaaagggaagggagagggggggattcgaacccctcccctcGTGTTTAAATTTCAAGGttctaaccaactgagctacattccttttatgcttattaattgaatattttttttaatactttttatttttgtagttttttttaaaggggcgggcgggcctacgggccgggCCGGCCCTCcaggcctaaatttaggcccgcggcccgacccgcccataaacgggctcgggccgggcctaaagcaGGCCGCgagccgcgggctttttggaaaCCCTTACATCCAATGCACActgcctcttttttttttctttaaccctgacacattttttattttttttgtttttttttaaattatttttttatttttccagcAATGTGCACACAACTACAATGCCTCAATACAAGAAATACAAGTATCTATATCAAccctccaaaatccaaaaatcatgtaattcttcctattatttatttattttcctttcaatcTAGCGCATCCACAcatgacttatttatttattatataaatttaaaatttcttttttttcctctgatattttttttcattttaaatttatttatttatttttctattctattgaaatttttgaaaatttcctatcttcatcaataaatcaaccTATATTtgcaaattttcaaacattttgatctaaaagttaaataaacaaaccctaacctagatttggattttccaaaaaatatctaatgtgtttgaaattaactaatgaatttaaaatattaatctagaGGTTAGAATCTTACTTATAGAGATTTGTTTTTCAAACCCTGAAATCCGACTCCAACCTTACATTCTCAGGAACTCTCTACGAATAAAAATGCGATTCAGAAAAGAATAagaggaacaaaattctaagtTATACCTAAGGTATTTAATCGTAAAATTACATTTTCACATCTCTTCCattctattaaattaattaattaattaatttaatattattaatattttcctaaattgcccctaaaaaaaaaactcggGCGTTACAACTATCTTAACCTGTTGGGTCACGATTGAGAATCTAACTTGTGAAACCaaagttttgttaattttgattttgataataacaaaataaggtttagaattaatgattatatttcaagtgtaattaggtaagacgatttccaaagtggcaatcacaaagacaaatcaagccaatgagaaaccatgaagaagaagaccacctcaaagagaagcgtttttcaagacccaagcttcataagatctctttgtaaggttgttggtgtacTAAGATTTCCATgtattacattctttacttatgcaccaaaatcatctaagagttattttgttttaaatattttaagaattggatgatttcatgttttcaactaaaaccttgtgttaaatgtttttcaaacttacattaaaaggttttaagttgaaaaagttggttattgaaccaaaaaacggctcaaccggttgaaccggatgaggaaccggtcgaccgcaagctcaaccggtcgagggtgcaaaaaaatttctttttcttctagaacggttgttcaaccggtcaaagttgaacctcaactggttgaggtccaacggtcacctgccaagcattaaatgctaatggctagtcaaccggtcgacccctatctcgatcggtcgaacccccaaacggctagtttgacttttctcttctataaaaaggctccaatcttcattgtttaaataGTTTAAcattcccaaacctttcttgaatatatttgagccttggaagagtgtttttgagtgcaccattgttctaaaatttgcatatccttagtgtacctttcaatcctagttttcttatatcattcgagcttaaagtttttgtactaggattttgtgagatcatttatttataaatctttgaAAGGAaattgttcaagagtgggatatctcttgagaagtgtaaagggtgcttggagccaaaagtctaagagggtgaattggaactataatccaattgtattgcttgaaggcttgaattagtggaacctcaagttTGTGATTGAAGTTAGagaagagtggatgtaggccgggttgcgccgaactactataaaatcttgtgtttgtattctctctttcttactcttttaatttatatgcaattgtctttatattgtttattatatacttgtatataattgtctcttacattcacataataaaaatttacaaaaagagaccatcaccctattcaccccccctcctGGATGATTACTATAGGTTGGATTAGCATAATATTTCTAACATAACCATTCATTTATCTTCCATCTATTACATAtgcaaatttaaaaagaaaaagaaaaaacagagaaagaaaaaaagccATGAGACAAAGAAGAATTCTAGGCCTATTCAAAGACGATGATGGTGAgtctacaataaaataaaagtcttatCACGatattaaccaaatatttcattAGTTTTGAAACAAGAAGTTACCTTCCAAGTGGAGGGTTATTTTGGCAGGCAAGAATGATCATCTAAAGTGTCAAGACCACCAAAATGAATCCCAACAAACACATGCTTTGAAGATTAAAAACTTTATATGTCTATGTAGTGATGTGGATCAAAATACATGCTGAAACCTAAATCATGGTCTTAAGTGACCCTAATTTTAAGCTTTCACACCATTTTCTAAGATATTGCTAAACAGTATGGTCAGCTTATCTGTTTTAATGAATAATTGGATGGTTGGTTGAACAGAAAATTTCACATACAAGACTCATTCTTATACACTCGTATATGTCTATGAATGATTGGATTGTTAGTTGAACTAAAAAATTCACGTACAAGACTCATTCTCATACGCTCCTTTTTGTATTCAAACACTTTGAAAAATTCACCGATCCAAGCCTATCATCAAGGGGATCAAATGTCCTTTCACTTTCTTCAAACCGTGTGTGGCACTGTGGGCTGTCCACATCTTAATGATCAAAGGCCTATAAAGCTTTTAGAATATCAGCTTTGCCCTCTCGTGAGCCCAGTCAACAACACGCCAAGAGGACTCTAGAATTTGCAGGAGGTGAATACATCTTGAAAAAGATGGCACACCAGCCAGTAACTTCATGGTGTGAACACATTATTTTACTCCATTTCTGGAAGTGGTTGTTGGCTCTTTATCTCATAAGACTAACCACCCATTATGCCATGTACCTCACTATTTTGAATGGTTGGTTAGATCTTTATTGGGTGCCCCCCTTTCCTAACCACTCCTCTTATTGTTAAATTTTGTCCACTTTGTCGATAAAGACACCCTGTTCCAGCAAATCGCTAATGGGTTCCCTTTGGAATCAGACCTTTCTCCCACCCACATCAAAAAATGGCTGATGTGTCCAAATTCTTAACCCACCCTCTCACTATCTATTTATTTCCTTGACAAAGACTCCAATTCTAATAAAATAGCCATTTGTAGGGAGACATTAATTCTGTTACCTCAAGCTTTGACATCTGAATGTGAGAGGCCAGGCCACATGTTTGAATCCTACCCATGTAGGCTCCTTGTCAGACAAGGTATTATTAAGGTTGTAAACCATATTAGAGGTCAAATTGATACTACCCTTTTGTTGATCCTTGAGCAACTTTCATGAACTGCAGATCAGATAATCAGGGTTTTCCACAAGAAGAAAGGGTTTAAGGATATTTGATGCCAGTAAAATGTGACAAGAAGGTGaaatttagtttaaatatgaAGGATCCAATCTGCCATATATGTTCCATACACTTATAGAGCAGATAGTTCAAACTGGATATGTTTTCATGGTTCATGATTATTTATACATATAGCCCAAACCAAAGAACCTAGAGGGACAACAGCAACCGCCTTAACAAAAAGGTTATACAACACATAGGCTGTATTTTCTATACCACACCCTTCTTCTATTCTTCCTATCTCCCAACCTTTTGGAACTTCATTTATGTATTCCTTCTTTCTTCTGTCTTGTTTCTTTGCTAACTTGTATGTGTACCCGTATGCCTCAATGCTATTGTTCCCTTCAGGGGGTTTTCTCATTGAAGATGTCCAACAGAGAGAGGGCCTGTGAAATTCAGATAACAAAACACATCAGAATCCGATGCCGTTCCCTTAATGAGATCTCCCTAGATTGATTGATCTTGTTGAATTGAGATTTACCTCTGGCACATTCAGCTCCAGGCGGAACTTGGGGCCGTCATAGTGATGGAGGACCGGCCTGAATGAATCCTCTTCCATTGGCTCACAGATTTTCCTGGTGACCACCCGCACCTATTCACAAAACCACAGAATGGTAAACCCCAATTCAGTATGACCTTTTATTAAATGGACCATCATCTAGATTAAGCAGATGGGTATGGGgaatttcttcattttatgCTTAGAAGCCTAAACTTGATGTAGATGGAAATCAATTCATAACCATATACAAAGACCCAAAACTGAAAGACCGTCATCTAGATTAGACAGATTTGTATAGCGAACTTTCTTCATTTTATGCGTAGAAGCCTAATCATGATGTGGATGGAAACCAATTCATGGCCATATACAAAGACCCCAAACCAAATTTGCCTTTGATGACTAGTAGCCCAACTACACAGTTTGGCAGATCAAGTAAGATTGGAGAACAGACCTGAGCAGGGAAGCGTGATTCGCCAGGGCACTTCTTGTCCTCCCAAGCAGTTGGATCAATGTTTGTTCCTCCAAAGCTTGCAGCCTGAACATACAAGTATAACATTAGGTAATGGTGCATAATCCAAAACATGAAGTGCTGAATATTGAATCTAATATTTTTGAGAAAACCCCAAAAGAATACATGAATTACTGCAGAGTTTATGATTCTtagaaagaaatacaaacctCAAAAACTCCATGAAGCTGGTGGGTGGAGTAATTGTAGAGGAAAAGGGGTAATCCTGGGGTTATAGCCCGCACTGAATCACGGTACCTGGGAGGCAAACCTGGAGATGATACAAAGGAGAACATTAGAAAGAGATCGGAAACCACGAATCAGTCAAAACAATCTAAACTtgttgtcaaaaaaaaaaaaaattgataattccAAGAGAATTCTGCACAAGACTAGTTTCATCATTTCCTCATCAGTAGATAAACTGATGAAATactgaatcaaaataaactaGAAATGGTATCTTCTCTCATGAAAATCAAGAAGATGACTGTATCAAAGTCAACTAaatatgggtttttttttttttttgggtggggggTAGGGGTGTGGTAGTATCAACAAGACGAAGACAGAGAATTGATTGCTCATGCAATTGAGAGATACCCACCAACGCAAAACAGAATCAGAATCAAACCCCAAAGAAGGAcactgaaaaatggtaaataGAATCAGAGAAACAGAGACGGGGGCTTACCAAAGAGCTGTCTCTTGAGATTCTCTTGCATAGTATCGTTGTTGCAGACAAAGATGTATCCACCAACGGTCTCATTTCTGGGGAGAGACTCCGATGGTGGAAGCGTCTTGAAGCGCTTATCGGCAGCGGTCTTAGTACCGTTACTATTGTTATCACCAtcgttgttgttgttattgttattgttctTGTTGCCTTTGTTCTTCTTCCCAACCTT
This DNA window, taken from Vitis vinifera cultivar Pinot Noir 40024 chromosome 2, ASM3070453v1, encodes the following:
- the LOC100247840 gene encoding uncharacterized protein LOC100247840 gives rise to the protein MGCSSSKRIEATVDVYRPAPASFAVFDINTIEEPWLKVDHAPEHHQEKPTHLPPLILEKLNALEEGPRSWDEVSRALEDLKPTLHSPAPAVTDADKPPQPQPQPPAQDSPTLKPQATRKSLSFHTVAELDTKLSSKPTESTRTELKKTESIRINSKKPESRDAAAAKVAPAVVVSEGMRPVKDNMFILRDRLEREREGKSANFDKMMSRRDPLSEYPEKCPPGGADSLVLYTTSLGGVRRTYEDCNRLRSVLESHRVVFDERDVSLHGEFLKELRELLGEESSVPRLFVKGRYVGGVEEVVELNEWGRLGKLLNCAKVERGVGRQGCEGCGGARFVPCLECGGSCKVMVGETKERCSECNENGLVQCPACL